In Pseudomonas sp. PDM14, a genomic segment contains:
- a CDS encoding ABC transporter permease — protein MRLWALVRKEILLLLRDPHALAVLFIMPTLFLVLMAGAMSNYLQDRPPALSVVLEMPADDASARFFHDALQAQLPDSQLLPASSERLARIQLPAQFSANLLDDAAPGPQLSFPPQLDKLSRQYLRSAVNIAIAQTRLLAYLEDSGALDPSLSAAERLQLVQQRTASNLQESEQLASGDLSGRANATQLSVPAWLIFGMFFVALPMAAGFQREQQSGALLRFRCLRLNLGTLTLSKLLPYFAINLLQFALLLLIGVHGLPLIGLTGLSLPGSPLAYILLGSSLALATCSLGLLLAALARSSEQALLLGGGINITLAAVGGIMVPKSVMPAAMGQLAEISPMSWALDAFLTLLVGQGSLADIAPYCARLLLFAAVFGVGGLLLFRKRVQQTQWTTHY, from the coding sequence ATGAGGCTGTGGGCGCTGGTACGCAAGGAAATCCTCCTGTTGCTGCGCGACCCGCACGCGCTGGCCGTGCTGTTCATCATGCCCACGCTGTTCCTGGTGCTGATGGCCGGCGCCATGTCCAACTACCTGCAGGACCGCCCGCCCGCCTTGAGTGTGGTGCTGGAGATGCCGGCAGACGACGCCAGCGCCCGCTTCTTCCACGACGCCCTGCAAGCACAACTGCCGGACAGCCAGTTGCTGCCCGCCAGCAGCGAGCGCCTGGCGCGCATACAGCTGCCGGCGCAGTTCAGCGCCAACCTGCTGGACGATGCAGCGCCGGGACCGCAGCTGAGCTTTCCACCGCAACTGGACAAACTCTCGCGCCAATACCTGCGCAGCGCGGTGAACATCGCCATCGCGCAGACCCGCCTGCTCGCCTATCTCGAAGACAGCGGCGCCCTCGACCCAAGCCTGAGCGCTGCCGAGCGCCTGCAACTGGTACAGCAGCGCACCGCGAGTAACCTGCAGGAAAGCGAGCAACTGGCCAGCGGCGACCTCAGCGGACGTGCCAATGCCACCCAGCTGAGCGTGCCGGCGTGGCTGATCTTCGGCATGTTCTTCGTCGCCCTGCCAATGGCGGCTGGCTTCCAGCGCGAACAGCAGAGCGGCGCGCTGCTGCGCTTTCGCTGCCTGCGCCTGAACCTCGGCACGTTGACCCTGAGCAAGCTGCTGCCGTACTTCGCAATCAACCTGCTGCAGTTCGCCCTGCTGTTGCTGATCGGCGTGCACGGCCTGCCGTTGATCGGCCTGACCGGCCTGAGCCTGCCCGGCAGCCCGCTGGCCTATATCCTGCTCGGCAGCAGCCTGGCCCTGGCCACCTGCAGCCTCGGCCTGCTCCTCGCCGCACTGGCACGCAGCAGCGAGCAGGCGTTGTTGCTCGGCGGCGGCATCAATATCACCCTCGCCGCCGTCGGCGGGATCATGGTGCCCAAGAGCGTGATGCCGGCGGCCATGGGCCAGCTGGCCGAGATTTCACCGATGAGCTGGGCGCTGGACGCCTTTCTCACCCTGCTGGTGGGCCAAGGCTCGCTGGCCGATATCGCGCCCTACTGCGCCCGTCTGCTGCTGTTCGCGGCAGTGTTCGGCGTCGGCGGGTTGCTCCTGTTCCGCAAACGAGTGCAGCAAACGCAATGGACCACACACTACTAG
- a CDS encoding beta-ketoacyl-ACP synthase III — translation MVQPVYINRISACLPHEPVGNEQMETRLGLVGGKPSRARKLVLRRNGIQQRHYVIDPVTGEPSMNNAQISAEAVRGLVAPGFALEDLDCLVAGTSSPDQVMPGHAVMVHGELGNPACEVTTTAGICLCGVTALKYAWMSVASGESRNAVACGSEVASTLMMARNFNAEYESRVEELESHPEIAFEKDFLRWMLSDGAGAVWLQGQPNASGLSLRIDWIDIFSFADQMPACMYAGAEMVEGRLTGWSHYDADERNRRSLMAIKQDVKLLNDNIVRVTVEETLKRIMARRELRVADIDHFLPHYSSDFFRERLAEGLANVDLPIPQERWFTNLTSKGNTGAASIFIILEELFNGGRLRSGERLLCYVPESGRFSSAFMHLTVVGDEA, via the coding sequence GTGGTACAACCTGTCTACATCAATCGCATCAGCGCCTGCCTGCCGCACGAGCCGGTCGGCAACGAACAGATGGAAACGCGTCTGGGCCTGGTCGGCGGCAAGCCGTCACGCGCGCGCAAGCTGGTGCTGCGCCGCAATGGCATCCAGCAGCGCCATTACGTGATCGACCCCGTCACCGGCGAGCCGTCGATGAACAACGCGCAGATTAGCGCTGAAGCCGTGCGCGGCCTGGTCGCGCCGGGTTTCGCGCTGGAGGATCTGGACTGCCTGGTGGCCGGCACCTCGTCGCCGGACCAGGTGATGCCCGGCCACGCAGTGATGGTGCATGGCGAGCTGGGCAATCCTGCCTGCGAGGTGACCACCACCGCTGGCATCTGCCTGTGCGGGGTGACCGCGCTGAAGTACGCCTGGATGAGCGTGGCCAGTGGCGAGAGCCGCAACGCCGTGGCCTGCGGCTCGGAAGTCGCCTCCACGCTGATGATGGCGCGCAACTTCAACGCCGAGTACGAGAGTCGCGTCGAGGAGCTGGAAAGCCACCCGGAGATCGCCTTCGAGAAGGACTTCCTGCGCTGGATGCTCTCCGATGGCGCCGGTGCCGTCTGGTTGCAGGGGCAGCCCAATGCCAGCGGCCTGAGCCTGCGTATCGACTGGATCGACATTTTTTCCTTCGCCGATCAGATGCCGGCCTGCATGTATGCCGGTGCGGAAATGGTTGAAGGGCGCCTGACCGGCTGGAGCCACTACGACGCCGACGAGCGCAACCGCCGCTCGCTGATGGCGATCAAGCAGGACGTCAAACTGCTCAACGACAACATCGTCAGGGTCACCGTCGAGGAGACGCTGAAGCGGATCATGGCGCGCCGCGAACTGCGCGTCGCCGACATCGACCACTTTTTGCCGCACTACTCTTCGGACTTCTTCCGCGAGCGCCTGGCCGAAGGCCTGGCCAATGTCGACCTGCCGATTCCCCAGGAGCGCTGGTTCACCAACCTGACCAGCAAGGGCAACACCGGCGCGGCATCGATCTTCATCATCCTCGAAGAGCTGTTCAACGGCGGCCGCCTGCGCAGCGGCGAGCGCCTGCTCTGCTACGTGCCCGAAAGCGGGCGTTTCTCCAGTGCGTTCATGCATCTGACGGTGGTCGGCGATGAAGCTTGA
- a CDS encoding ABC transporter ATP-binding protein yields the protein MLELRDLSFRYPGAAQAALQGINLQLQAGECLGLLGSNGAGKTTLLSLLSGVLERQQGEIRWSGPRSPGLVPQQLAFYGALKVLENLELFADLYRLRGAERRQRLDHCIACTALSDKLTRRAESLSGGEQRRLNFAIGLLQPAQVYLFDEATVGVDAQSRQLLLGAVEQLTADGKAVIYTSHYLEEVERVAQRILLLHEGQVRLDLDTRHLLGDEHSLLLEWPQSVPAGFDALLADLRLGVEALPNGLRIANLDAVQLQVISQFIAQHNCPPNLLRFGRPSLEQLYLSLNGGRL from the coding sequence ATGCTTGAGCTGCGCGACCTGAGTTTCCGCTACCCCGGCGCCGCACAGGCGGCCCTGCAGGGCATCAACCTGCAACTGCAGGCGGGCGAATGCCTGGGCCTGCTCGGCAGCAACGGCGCCGGCAAGACCACCCTGCTCTCGCTGCTCAGCGGCGTGCTGGAACGGCAGCAGGGCGAGATCCGCTGGAGCGGCCCGCGCAGCCCCGGCCTGGTGCCCCAGCAACTGGCCTTCTACGGCGCGCTGAAGGTGCTCGAGAACCTCGAGCTGTTCGCCGACCTGTACCGCCTGCGCGGCGCCGAACGCCGCCAGCGCCTGGACCACTGCATCGCCTGCACCGCCCTCAGCGACAAACTCACGCGCCGCGCCGAAAGCCTCTCCGGCGGCGAACAGCGCCGCCTGAATTTCGCCATCGGCCTGCTGCAACCGGCGCAGGTCTATCTGTTCGACGAAGCCACCGTCGGCGTCGACGCGCAGAGCCGCCAGCTGCTGCTCGGCGCCGTCGAGCAGCTGACCGCAGACGGCAAAGCGGTGATCTACACCAGCCACTACCTCGAGGAAGTCGAGCGCGTGGCGCAACGCATCCTCCTGCTGCACGAGGGCCAAGTGCGCCTAGACCTGGACACCCGCCACCTGCTCGGCGACGAACACAGCCTGCTGCTGGAGTGGCCGCAATCGGTGCCCGCCGGCTTTGACGCCCTGCTCGCCGACCTGCGACTCGGCGTTGAAGCGCTGCCCAACGGCCTGCGCATCGCCAACCTGGATGCCGTGCAGTTGCAGGTCATCAGCCAGTTCATCGCACAGCACAACTGCCCGCCCAACCTGCTGCGCTTCGGCCGGCCGTCGCTGGAACAGCTCTACCTGAGCCTCAACGGAGGCCGGCTATGA
- a CDS encoding BtrH N-terminal domain-containing protein yields MSRFEQPFQHRQSAHCESGVMASLLTHAGLPMSEPMAFGLASGLAFAYLPIVKLSGMPLIAYRMPPKHLIKTLSKRLGAKLHTQTFGNPERGRLALDSALDSGRLAGLQSSVFWLPYFPPEMRFHFNAHNLLAYGRDGNEYLLSDPVFEEPVRCAAEDLQKARFAKGALAAKGLMYWLDDVPLEQDWNKLIRQSVLSTSRILDGMPLPWIGIHGIQHLAKQIEQLDPAQTKYNRLYLTHIVRMQEEIGTGGAGFRFMYASFLQEAGEKIGDSTLQAASAQLTAIGDNWRQFASSCVRASRNKGETPNFTPIADSLRGIALQERELMKELGAWAKRKG; encoded by the coding sequence ATGAGCCGCTTCGAACAGCCCTTCCAGCACCGCCAGAGTGCCCATTGCGAAAGCGGGGTGATGGCCAGCCTGCTGACCCACGCCGGTCTGCCGATGAGCGAGCCGATGGCCTTCGGCCTGGCCTCGGGTTTGGCGTTCGCCTACCTGCCCATCGTCAAGCTCAGCGGCATGCCACTGATTGCCTACCGCATGCCGCCCAAGCACCTGATCAAGACGCTGAGCAAGCGTCTCGGCGCCAAGCTGCATACGCAGACCTTCGGCAACCCCGAGCGCGGGCGTCTGGCCCTCGACAGTGCCCTGGACAGTGGCCGCCTGGCCGGCCTGCAGAGTTCGGTGTTCTGGCTGCCGTACTTTCCGCCGGAGATGCGCTTCCACTTCAATGCGCACAACCTGCTGGCCTACGGTCGCGACGGCAATGAGTACCTGCTCAGTGACCCGGTGTTCGAGGAGCCGGTGCGCTGCGCCGCCGAAGACCTGCAGAAGGCGCGTTTCGCCAAGGGCGCGCTGGCGGCCAAGGGCCTGATGTACTGGCTCGACGACGTACCGCTGGAGCAGGACTGGAACAAGCTGATCCGCCAGAGCGTGCTGTCCACCTCGCGCATCCTCGACGGCATGCCGCTGCCGTGGATCGGCATTCACGGCATCCAGCACCTGGCCAAGCAGATCGAACAGCTCGACCCGGCGCAGACCAAGTACAACCGCCTGTACCTGACCCACATCGTGCGCATGCAGGAAGAGATCGGCACCGGCGGCGCCGGTTTCCGCTTCATGTACGCCAGCTTCCTCCAGGAGGCCGGCGAGAAGATCGGCGACAGCACCCTGCAGGCTGCTTCGGCGCAGCTCACCGCCATCGGCGACAACTGGCGCCAGTTCGCCTCGAGCTGCGTGCGGGCCAGCCGCAACAAAGGCGAGACGCCGAACTTCACGCCGATCGCCGACTCGCTGCGCGGCATCGCACTGCAAGAGCGCGAGCTGATGAAAGAGCTGGGTGCCTGGGCCAAGCGCAAGGGCTGA
- a CDS encoding beta-hydroxyacyl-ACP dehydratase, whose amino-acid sequence MDRSQLHTLLPHQGAALWLDGLLGHDAQSIRGLSAWRHLDSLGADASPCLLFEAAAQLCAAHGALYGDDSAIEMALVGKLSQLQLHHEPERREGALQVSATQEVLSPAGALYAFSIHAEQRLLLDGKLLLVLVHA is encoded by the coding sequence ATGGATCGCTCTCAACTGCACACGCTGCTGCCCCACCAGGGCGCCGCGCTCTGGCTGGACGGCCTGCTCGGCCACGATGCCCAGAGCATCCGCGGCCTCAGCGCCTGGCGCCATCTCGACAGCCTCGGCGCGGATGCATCGCCCTGCCTGCTGTTCGAAGCGGCTGCGCAATTGTGTGCCGCGCATGGTGCCCTATACGGCGACGACAGTGCCATCGAAATGGCCCTGGTCGGCAAGCTCTCGCAGTTGCAGCTGCACCACGAGCCAGAGCGGCGCGAGGGTGCCCTGCAGGTCAGCGCGACCCAGGAAGTGTTGAGCCCGGCCGGCGCACTCTATGCATTCAGCATCCACGCCGAGCAGCGCCTGCTGCTCGACGGCAAACTGCTGCTGGTACTGGTCCATGCTTGA
- a CDS encoding beta-ketoacyl synthase N-terminal-like domain-containing protein — MTPVYLQRGVLRSCLGSDLASAARVLGTGAAPAAGEFLLHELQQPRPYLNAQGADGELAQRLDRTLRDLLGNAAQGLGDCLLIIASTSLDITDLEERASAEQGFADEHSTPLDLLAEQLRQRWGFAAAFTLNTACTSAANALLYGARLLDSDAYPRAVVLAFETPSALAMQGFGALDLTSPSGRYRPFHPLRDGLILGETYAATLLDKQPGAAPLARLLGGFSACDTSNLTSTREDGSHIDWVMQQALHSAACNARDIGLVKLHGTATSANDHAETNGMRRLYGDQLPPLCVLKPWLGHTLGACGLSETLLLAERLQQGPLPGLDYAAEAVLPLAGEACSVAPDALLLANFFGFGGNNASLVLQACAPGEQP, encoded by the coding sequence GTGACGCCGGTGTATCTGCAGCGCGGCGTGCTGCGCAGTTGCCTGGGTAGCGACCTGGCCAGCGCCGCACGGGTCCTGGGCACGGGTGCTGCACCGGCCGCCGGGGAGTTCCTCCTGCACGAACTGCAGCAGCCGCGCCCTTACCTGAATGCCCAGGGCGCCGACGGGGAACTGGCCCAGCGCCTTGACCGCACGCTCCGCGACCTGCTCGGCAACGCGGCCCAGGGCCTCGGCGATTGCCTGCTGATCATCGCCAGCACCAGCCTCGACATCACCGACCTGGAAGAGCGCGCCAGCGCCGAGCAGGGCTTTGCCGACGAACACTCGACGCCGCTCGACCTGCTCGCCGAGCAGTTGCGCCAGCGCTGGGGTTTCGCCGCAGCCTTCACCCTCAACACCGCCTGCACCAGCGCCGCCAACGCCCTGCTCTACGGTGCGCGCCTGCTGGACAGCGACGCCTACCCACGCGCCGTGGTGCTGGCTTTCGAAACACCCAGCGCCCTGGCCATGCAGGGTTTCGGCGCGCTCGACCTGACCAGCCCCAGCGGCCGCTACCGACCGTTCCATCCGCTACGTGACGGCCTGATCCTCGGCGAAACCTACGCCGCCACCCTGCTCGACAAGCAGCCCGGCGCAGCGCCGCTGGCCAGGCTGCTCGGCGGCTTCAGTGCCTGCGACACCAGCAACCTGACCTCCACCCGCGAAGACGGCAGCCATATCGACTGGGTCATGCAGCAGGCGCTGCACAGCGCCGCCTGCAACGCCCGCGACATCGGTCTGGTCAAGCTGCACGGCACCGCAACCAGCGCCAACGACCACGCCGAGACCAACGGTATGCGCCGCCTGTACGGCGACCAGCTGCCGCCGCTCTGCGTGCTCAAGCCCTGGCTGGGCCATACCCTGGGGGCCTGCGGCCTGAGCGAAACCCTGCTGCTCGCCGAACGCCTGCAACAGGGCCCACTGCCAGGGCTCGACTACGCCGCCGAGGCTGTGCTGCCGCTGGCCGGCGAAGCCTGCAGCGTCGCGCCCGACGCGCTGCTACTGGCCAACTTCTTCGGCTTCGGCGGCAACAACGCCAGCCTGGTGTTGCAGGCCTGCGCGCCGGGAGAACAGCCATGA
- a CDS encoding acyl carrier protein yields MDHTLLEQELKQLLIRECDKEDDIDWQSIADDEPLFGPKSRVQMDSLDALQVSLALQQRYGVRIEGAKDGRRILNSIASIAAYIRQPQ; encoded by the coding sequence ATGGACCACACACTACTAGAACAAGAACTCAAGCAATTGCTGATCCGCGAGTGCGACAAGGAAGACGACATCGACTGGCAGAGCATCGCCGATGACGAGCCGCTGTTCGGGCCGAAAAGCCGCGTGCAGATGGACAGCCTCGATGCCCTGCAAGTGTCCCTGGCGCTGCAACAGCGCTACGGCGTACGCATCGAAGGCGCCAAGGACGGCCGGCGCATCCTCAACAGCATCGCCAGCATCGCCGCGTACATCAGGCAACCGCAGTGA